A genomic segment from Pseudomonas sessilinigenes encodes:
- a CDS encoding ankyrin repeat domain-containing protein produces MSHLLEKAAARGDLIALTRLLDAGADIEWKHKGTGRTALLAATIAGRLPAVALLLQRGANLQQPCKALGYSALSWAAGNGDCAIAKLLIEHGAALDQASPDLQRSALMNAAQGGHAEMVSLLLQAGANPQHLDFQQRNAWSLAEEKGHGRIMQLLAEAGAGEQPPAQPSPHLPWPDLPADVHSSDPVTQVRAYTLALEAWERRGKAQARNGLDQDFWTEPQQLLERFCTLRDRAYTRSSYGSPTTYSKDNELLACQRLKPNQAEVLIRDPASRRLRYEHRFLVKLVAGQWRIDNVKRRLAGTEKWENTLL; encoded by the coding sequence TTGTCCCACCTTCTGGAAAAAGCCGCCGCTCGCGGCGATCTCATTGCACTGACCCGCTTGCTGGATGCCGGCGCGGATATCGAATGGAAGCACAAGGGCACCGGCCGCACCGCGCTGCTGGCCGCCACCATCGCCGGGCGCCTGCCCGCCGTGGCCCTGCTGCTGCAACGCGGCGCCAACCTGCAACAACCCTGCAAGGCCCTGGGCTACAGCGCCCTGTCCTGGGCGGCCGGCAACGGCGATTGCGCCATCGCCAAGCTGCTGATCGAACACGGCGCGGCCCTGGACCAGGCTTCCCCCGACCTGCAGCGCAGCGCCTTGATGAACGCCGCCCAGGGCGGCCACGCGGAGATGGTCAGCCTGTTGCTCCAGGCCGGCGCCAACCCCCAGCACCTGGACTTCCAGCAACGCAACGCCTGGTCCCTGGCAGAAGAAAAAGGCCATGGGCGAATCATGCAGTTGCTGGCAGAAGCCGGTGCCGGGGAACAGCCTCCAGCGCAACCGTCCCCGCACCTGCCGTGGCCGGATCTGCCGGCCGATGTCCACAGCAGCGACCCGGTCACCCAGGTGCGGGCCTACACCCTGGCCCTGGAAGCCTGGGAACGGCGCGGCAAGGCCCAGGCTCGCAACGGCCTGGATCAGGATTTCTGGACCGAACCCCAACAACTGCTGGAACGCTTCTGCACCCTGCGCGACAGGGCCTATACCCGCTCATCCTATGGCTCGCCCACCACCTACTCGAAGGACAACGAACTGCTGGCCTGCCAGCGGCTCAAGCCGAACCAGGCCGAAGTGCTGATCCGCGACCCCGCTTCGCGCAGGCTGCGCTACGAGCACCGGTTCCTGGTCAAGCTGGTGGCCGGGCAATGGCGGATCGACAACGTCAAGCGCCGCCTGGCCGGCACCGAGAAATGGGAAAACACCCTTCTTTGA
- the acuI gene encoding acrylyl-CoA reductase (NADPH), with translation MFNAIVIDKDTAGYRADLTQLEEARLPVGDVSVRVAYSTLNYKDGLAITGKSPVVRQFPMVPGIDLAGTVESSAHPRFRPGEQVLLNGWGVGESHWGGLAQKARVQGDWLIHLPQAFTARQAMAIGTAGYTAMLCLIALERNGLRPGQGEVLVTGANGGVGSFAISLLARRGYSVIAATGRPEEADYLRQLGASQVIERAELSQPGRPLAKERWVAAIDSVGSHTLANACAGTAADGLVAACGLAQGMDFPASVAPFILRGVSLLGINSVTRPYQERVHAWERLAAELDLAHLELMIREVALGEAIEVAHELLAGTIRGRVVVDVNR, from the coding sequence ATGTTCAACGCCATTGTGATCGATAAAGACACCGCAGGTTACCGCGCTGATTTGACGCAGTTGGAAGAAGCCCGGTTGCCCGTCGGCGATGTCAGCGTGCGGGTCGCGTACAGCACCCTGAACTACAAGGATGGCCTGGCGATCACCGGCAAGAGCCCGGTGGTACGGCAATTCCCCATGGTCCCGGGTATCGATCTGGCAGGTACGGTGGAGTCCAGTGCTCACCCCAGGTTCCGTCCTGGCGAGCAGGTGCTGCTCAATGGCTGGGGCGTGGGGGAAAGTCATTGGGGCGGTCTGGCGCAGAAGGCCCGGGTGCAGGGCGACTGGCTGATCCACCTGCCGCAAGCCTTCACTGCGCGCCAGGCCATGGCCATCGGCACGGCCGGCTACACCGCCATGCTCTGCCTGATCGCCCTGGAGCGTAACGGCCTGCGCCCGGGGCAGGGCGAGGTGCTGGTCACGGGTGCCAATGGGGGTGTCGGCAGCTTTGCCATCAGCCTGCTGGCGCGCCGGGGGTACTCGGTCATCGCCGCCACCGGCCGCCCGGAAGAGGCCGACTATCTGCGGCAACTGGGCGCCAGCCAGGTGATCGAGCGTGCCGAGCTGTCGCAGCCGGGACGGCCACTGGCCAAGGAGCGCTGGGTAGCGGCGATCGATTCGGTGGGCAGCCACACCCTGGCCAACGCCTGTGCCGGCACTGCCGCCGATGGCCTGGTGGCCGCCTGCGGACTGGCCCAGGGCATGGACTTCCCGGCCTCGGTGGCGCCGTTCATCCTGCGTGGGGTCAGCCTCCTGGGAATCAACAGCGTGACCCGGCCCTATCAGGAACGGGTCCATGCCTGGGAGCGATTGGCCGCCGAGCTCGACCTCGCTCACCTGGAGCTGATGATTCGCGAGGTGGCGCTGGGCGAAGCCATCGAGGTTGCCCATGAGCTGCTCGCTGGCACGATCCGTGGACGGGTCGTGGTCGATGTGAACCGCTGA
- a CDS encoding MATE family efflux transporter, giving the protein MSMAPQRPLWQVYLIFLLPMVLSNFLQSFSGTLNGIYIGQLLGTQALAAVSGMFPILFFFIALVIGLGAGASVLIGQAWGARELDTVKSVAGSTLLLGALIGLVGALLGMLFARPVLQGLGTPADVLDDAVGYARVMMLILPLLLVFVLFTQLLRGVSDTLSPLLALIVSTLVGLLLTPALIRGWLGLPPLGIQSAAFAGLASNIIAMGFLVWRLRGQTHPLAFDRTLFAALRLDRAILAKVLRIGLPTGVQMVVISLSELVILALVNRHGSQATAAYGAVTQIVNYVQFPALSIAITASILGAQAIGAGRLERITPILRTGLLINLCLTGALVLLGYLVSHWLLGLFIIEPTALAQAEHLLHIMLWSLLVFGFQAVVGGIMRASGTVLMPVAISIFCILGVQLPAAYLLDAHFGLQGVWMAFPVAYLVMLVLQTSYFKLVWRHKQIQRLI; this is encoded by the coding sequence ATGTCCATGGCTCCCCAGCGACCACTCTGGCAGGTGTACCTGATCTTCCTGCTGCCCATGGTGCTGTCGAATTTTTTGCAGTCGTTTTCCGGCACCCTCAACGGGATCTACATCGGCCAACTGTTGGGGACCCAGGCCCTGGCGGCGGTGTCGGGGATGTTTCCCATCCTGTTCTTCTTCATCGCCCTGGTGATCGGCCTGGGGGCCGGGGCCTCGGTGCTGATCGGCCAGGCCTGGGGTGCCCGGGAGCTGGATACGGTCAAGTCGGTGGCCGGCAGCACCCTGTTGCTCGGGGCCCTGATCGGCCTGGTGGGGGCGCTGCTGGGCATGCTCTTCGCTCGCCCGGTGTTGCAGGGCCTGGGCACCCCGGCGGACGTGCTGGATGACGCGGTGGGTTATGCCCGGGTGATGATGCTGATCTTGCCATTGCTGCTGGTCTTCGTGCTCTTCACCCAGTTGCTGCGAGGGGTCAGCGATACCCTGTCGCCGTTGCTGGCGCTGATCGTCTCGACCCTGGTGGGCCTGCTCTTGACCCCGGCGCTGATCCGCGGCTGGCTGGGCTTGCCGCCCTTGGGGATCCAGAGCGCAGCCTTCGCCGGGCTGGCCAGCAACATCATCGCCATGGGCTTTCTGGTCTGGCGCCTGAGGGGCCAGACCCATCCACTGGCCTTCGACCGGACGCTGTTCGCGGCGTTGAGACTGGACCGGGCGATCCTGGCCAAGGTGCTGCGCATCGGCCTGCCCACCGGGGTGCAGATGGTGGTGATCTCGTTGTCCGAGCTGGTGATCCTGGCCCTGGTCAACCGCCACGGCTCCCAGGCAACCGCGGCTTATGGCGCGGTGACGCAGATCGTCAACTATGTGCAGTTCCCGGCGTTGTCGATCGCCATCACCGCCTCGATCCTCGGGGCCCAGGCCATCGGCGCCGGGCGCCTGGAGCGGATCACCCCGATCCTGCGCACCGGGCTGCTGATCAACCTGTGCCTGACCGGAGCCCTGGTGCTGCTGGGCTATCTGGTTTCCCACTGGCTGCTGGGGTTGTTCATCATCGAGCCGACGGCCCTGGCCCAGGCCGAGCACCTGTTGCACATCATGCTCTGGAGTCTGCTGGTGTTCGGTTTCCAGGCCGTGGTGGGCGGCATCATGCGCGCCAGCGGCACGGTGTTGATGCCGGTGGCGATCTCGATCTTCTGCATCCTCGGGGTGCAGTTGCCGGCGGCCTACCTGCTGGATGCGCATTTCGGCCTGCAAGGGGTGTGGATGGCGTTTCCGGTGGCCTACCTGGTGATGCTGGTGTTGCAGACCAGCTACTTCAAGCTGGTCTGGCGGCACAAGCAGATCCAGCGCCTGATTTGA
- a CDS encoding DUF2834 domain-containing protein, with protein sequence MPRPYPALLALLAFGGYTLFTLMQAEQSLLQFGLQLLSRPDTAQVVIDLYLMAVLAGLWMLCDARARDRALVSVLPYLLLTAVFVSIGPLLYLVITGWQDRRQAGAAKR encoded by the coding sequence ATGCCCCGTCCCTACCCTGCACTCCTGGCCTTGCTGGCCTTCGGCGGCTACACCCTGTTCACCCTGATGCAGGCCGAGCAATCGCTGCTGCAGTTCGGCTTGCAATTGCTGTCGCGCCCGGACACCGCGCAGGTGGTGATCGACCTGTACCTGATGGCCGTCCTGGCCGGCCTGTGGATGCTGTGCGATGCCCGCGCCCGTGACCGGGCGCTAGTCTCGGTTTTGCCTTATCTGTTGCTGACCGCCGTCTTTGTCTCCATCGGCCCGTTGCTGTACCTGGTGATCACCGGTTGGCAGGACCGGCGCCAAGCCGGTGCCGCCAAGCGTTGA
- a CDS encoding DUF6713 family protein, protein MKNILWILAVALFAGHELDAVAQAEWRLLYGLRALEPAQGRGWFIALHVPLCAALMLLAGHRQARIRRISRRSLAGFFVVHAGLHYRLQEHPLYLFGSLPSQVLIYACALAGFGYLMLDLGSRHDRTPVPTHH, encoded by the coding sequence GTGAAAAACATCCTCTGGATACTGGCCGTCGCCCTGTTCGCCGGCCATGAACTGGATGCCGTGGCCCAGGCCGAATGGCGCCTGCTGTACGGCCTGCGCGCGCTGGAGCCGGCACAGGGCCGAGGCTGGTTCATCGCCTTGCACGTGCCACTGTGCGCCGCCCTGATGCTACTGGCCGGGCACCGACAAGCGCGAATCCGGCGCATCAGCCGACGCTCACTGGCCGGTTTTTTCGTGGTCCACGCCGGGCTGCACTACCGCCTGCAAGAGCACCCGCTGTACCTGTTCGGCTCGCTACCGTCCCAGGTACTGATCTACGCCTGTGCCCTGGCCGGCTTCGGGTACCTGATGCTGGACCTGGGGAGTCGCCATGACCGCACTCCCGTCCCCACCCACCACTGA
- a CDS encoding GNAT family N-acetyltransferase yields the protein MSHPILPAGPGRLIRAARADDVPAMLQCDLYAQAHPARGQAVARAVECGQGWVEMVGDSVAGYLLLQHDFFDHGFVSLVVVAPGQQRQGVALRLLEAAERACRTPRLFISTNQSNQAARGMIAKAGFRPSGVIENLDEQDPELIFFKPVG from the coding sequence ATGAGCCACCCGATCCTGCCTGCCGGCCCCGGCCGACTTATCCGTGCGGCCCGTGCCGACGATGTGCCGGCCATGCTCCAGTGCGATCTCTATGCCCAGGCCCATCCGGCCCGGGGCCAAGCGGTCGCTCGGGCGGTAGAGTGTGGCCAGGGCTGGGTCGAGATGGTTGGTGATAGCGTCGCGGGTTATCTGCTGCTCCAGCATGATTTCTTCGACCATGGTTTTGTCTCGCTGGTGGTCGTGGCCCCCGGGCAGCAACGCCAGGGGGTGGCGCTGCGCTTGCTCGAGGCTGCGGAGCGAGCCTGTCGCACGCCGCGTCTGTTCATCTCCACCAACCAGTCGAACCAGGCCGCCCGCGGGATGATCGCCAAGGCTGGTTTCCGTCCCAGCGGGGTGATCGAGAACCTCGACGAGCAAGACCCGGAGCTGATCTTCTTCAAACCGGTGGGTTGA
- a CDS encoding helix-turn-helix transcriptional regulator, translating into MSRDLEQTPAQPLPVGLQLRQLRQQARLSQLDLALQAGLSQRHLSCVETGRAQPSQGLLHRLLDNLQTPLEVRNRVFLAAGYAPRYAALPLNDPGLAPVRTALLHLLEANNPAPAIVIDSGWQVLAANRATEALFQWLGLPRQAVAEGFNLLAALLAPGGFGDCLVNAAEIRQVAWQRASREAGQDPGLAALLASLPCPEVSAMAPDLASPLLLTRVAGPHGELSFLSTFTTFGMPQDITVASLRIEHLIPADEATWQALAQACAQQAAANLD; encoded by the coding sequence GTGTCCCGAGATCTTGAGCAAACCCCGGCCCAGCCCCTGCCGGTGGGGTTGCAGCTGCGCCAGTTGCGACAGCAAGCGCGCCTGAGCCAGTTGGACCTGGCGTTGCAGGCAGGTCTTTCACAGCGCCACCTGAGCTGCGTGGAGACCGGTCGTGCGCAACCCAGCCAAGGGTTGCTGCACCGCTTGCTGGACAACCTGCAAACCCCATTGGAAGTGCGCAATCGGGTGTTTCTCGCCGCCGGTTATGCGCCGCGCTATGCCGCCTTGCCCCTGAATGATCCGGGGCTGGCGCCAGTACGCACGGCATTGCTGCATTTGCTGGAGGCGAATAATCCGGCACCTGCGATCGTCATCGACAGTGGCTGGCAGGTGCTGGCGGCCAATCGCGCCACCGAGGCGTTGTTCCAGTGGCTGGGCCTGCCACGACAAGCGGTTGCCGAAGGTTTCAACCTGCTGGCGGCTCTGCTGGCTCCCGGTGGTTTCGGCGATTGCCTGGTCAACGCCGCGGAGATCCGCCAGGTGGCCTGGCAACGGGCCAGCCGCGAGGCCGGGCAGGATCCCGGGCTGGCAGCGTTGCTGGCCAGCCTGCCGTGTCCCGAGGTGTCGGCAATGGCCCCGGACCTGGCCTCGCCATTGCTATTGACCCGGGTCGCCGGGCCTCACGGCGAACTGAGCTTCCTGTCGACCTTCACCACCTTCGGCATGCCCCAGGACATCACCGTTGCCTCATTGCGTATCGAACACCTGATACCGGCCGACGAGGCGACCTGGCAGGCGCTGGCCCAGGCCTGTGCGCAGCAGGCTGCGGCGAACCTGGACTAG
- a CDS encoding TetR/AcrR family transcriptional regulator has product MPHPSPYAGKPSPATTPAAPPSTSSKAPASRERRSRSRHRQLILEAACNEFAAKGFSACQTLDIALRAGVPKANLYYYFHTKENLYAEVLEPLRAPLQQASSLLSREVAPATALAAYIAARLQIVQAYPLRSKIFCSELLHGAQQLPEAWRNELHACNQDEIACLRHWMARGLIQAVAPEHLLLFIGSATQTYPTLGWQIALIRGKDGPHEQDIDAVAATLTRMVLAGAVAPPRGVVRQPGRALAT; this is encoded by the coding sequence ATGCCTCACCCCTCGCCCTACGCCGGCAAACCATCGCCCGCGACGACACCTGCAGCACCCCCATCGACCTCCAGCAAAGCCCCGGCAAGCCGGGAACGCCGGTCCCGCTCACGCCATCGGCAGTTGATTCTCGAGGCGGCGTGCAACGAGTTCGCCGCCAAGGGGTTCAGTGCCTGCCAGACCCTGGACATAGCGCTGCGGGCCGGGGTCCCCAAGGCCAACCTCTATTACTACTTCCATACCAAGGAAAACCTCTACGCCGAGGTCCTCGAGCCCCTGCGCGCGCCCCTGCAACAGGCGTCGTCACTGTTGTCCCGCGAGGTCGCACCGGCCACGGCCCTGGCAGCCTACATCGCTGCGCGATTGCAGATCGTCCAGGCCTACCCCTTGCGCTCGAAGATTTTCTGCAGCGAGTTGCTGCACGGTGCCCAACAGTTGCCAGAGGCCTGGCGCAACGAACTGCACGCCTGCAACCAGGATGAGATCGCCTGCCTGCGCCACTGGATGGCCCGTGGCCTGATCCAGGCCGTGGCTCCGGAACACCTGCTGCTGTTCATCGGCTCGGCGACCCAGACCTACCCCACCCTGGGCTGGCAGATCGCCCTGATCCGCGGCAAAGACGGGCCGCACGAGCAAGACATCGACGCGGTGGCCGCAACCTTGACCCGCATGGTCCTCGCTGGCGCCGTAGCGCCCCCGAGGGGTGTTGTGCGCCAACCTGGCCGGGCGCTGGCGACCTAG
- a CDS encoding DUF2784 domain-containing protein, which yields MLYRIAADSLVLFHLSFIVFVMLGGLLVLRHPRLMLLHLPAAAWGVAVEIGHLECPLTRWENLLRHAAGQQGYEAGFIEHYLIPLIYPSGLTPGIQLWLGGLVLLVNVSVYGCLARRWWRQRSS from the coding sequence ATGCTCTACCGCATTGCCGCCGACAGCCTGGTGCTGTTCCACCTGTCATTCATCGTTTTCGTCATGCTCGGCGGCCTGCTGGTGCTCCGCCACCCCCGGCTGATGCTGCTGCACCTGCCTGCGGCAGCCTGGGGCGTGGCCGTGGAAATCGGCCACCTGGAGTGCCCGTTGACCCGCTGGGAAAACCTCCTGCGCCATGCCGCCGGCCAGCAGGGTTATGAGGCCGGGTTCATCGAGCACTACCTGATCCCGCTGATCTACCCCAGCGGCCTGACTCCAGGCATCCAGCTGTGGCTGGGAGGCCTGGTGCTGCTGGTCAACGTTTCGGTCTACGGCTGCCTGGCACGCCGCTGGTGGCGCCAGCGCAGCTCCTGA
- the ppnN gene encoding nucleotide 5'-monophosphate nucleosidase PpnN, protein MPQRHVINASVSPKGSLETLSQREVQQLSAASSGSIYTLFRQCALAILNTGAHVDNAKTILDAYHDFEVRIHQQDRGVRLELLNAPADAFVDGEMIASTREMLFSALRDIVYTANELDSQRIDLESSQGITDYVFHLLRNARTLRPGVEPKMVVCWGGHSINTDEYKYTKKVGHELGLRKLDICTGCGPGVMKGPMKGATIAHAKQRMSSSRYLGLTEPGIIAAEAPNPIVNELVILPDIEKRLEAFVRVGHGIIIFPGGAGTAEEFLYLLGILMHPDNRDLPFPVILTGPKSAAPYLEQLNAFVLATLGEAASQHYQVIIDNPAEVARQMTEGLKTVKQFRRERNDAFHFNWLLKIDEGFQHPFDPTHENMANLQLSHALPPHELAANLRRAFSGIVAGNVKDQGIRLIEQKGPYSIHGDPTIMQPLDQLLKAFVEQHRMKLPGGAAYVPCYRVVS, encoded by the coding sequence ATGCCGCAAAGACATGTGATCAATGCTTCGGTCAGCCCGAAAGGCAGCCTGGAGACCCTCTCGCAACGTGAAGTGCAGCAACTGAGCGCTGCCAGCTCCGGCAGCATCTACACGCTGTTCCGCCAGTGCGCCCTGGCCATCCTCAATACCGGCGCCCACGTCGACAACGCCAAGACCATCCTCGACGCCTACCACGATTTCGAAGTACGCATTCACCAGCAGGATCGCGGCGTGCGCCTGGAGCTGCTGAACGCCCCGGCCGATGCCTTCGTCGATGGCGAGATGATCGCCAGCACCCGGGAAATGCTGTTCAGCGCCCTGCGCGACATCGTCTACACCGCCAATGAGCTGGACAGCCAGCGCATCGACCTGGAAAGCTCCCAGGGCATCACCGACTACGTCTTCCACCTGCTGCGCAATGCCCGCACCCTGCGCCCCGGCGTAGAGCCGAAGATGGTGGTGTGCTGGGGCGGCCACTCGATCAACACCGACGAATACAAGTACACCAAGAAAGTCGGCCACGAGCTGGGCCTGCGCAAGCTGGACATCTGCACCGGTTGTGGCCCCGGCGTGATGAAGGGCCCCATGAAGGGCGCCACCATCGCCCACGCCAAGCAGCGCATGAGCAGCAGCCGCTACCTGGGGCTGACCGAGCCGGGCATCATCGCCGCCGAGGCGCCGAACCCCATCGTCAATGAACTGGTGATCCTGCCGGACATCGAGAAGCGCCTGGAGGCCTTCGTCCGGGTCGGCCACGGCATCATCATCTTCCCCGGTGGCGCCGGCACTGCCGAAGAGTTCCTGTACCTGCTGGGCATCCTGATGCACCCGGACAACCGCGACCTGCCGTTCCCGGTGATCCTCACCGGCCCCAAGAGCGCCGCTCCGTACCTGGAGCAACTCAATGCCTTCGTCCTGGCGACCCTGGGCGAGGCGGCCAGCCAGCACTACCAGGTCATCATCGACAACCCGGCCGAAGTGGCGCGGCAGATGACCGAGGGCCTGAAGACCGTCAAGCAGTTCCGCCGCGAGCGCAACGACGCCTTCCATTTCAACTGGCTGCTGAAGATCGACGAAGGCTTCCAGCATCCGTTCGATCCAACCCACGAGAACATGGCCAACCTGCAGCTCAGCCATGCCCTGCCTCCCCACGAACTGGCGGCCAACCTGCGCCGGGCGTTCTCCGGCATCGTCGCCGGTAACGTCAAGGACCAGGGCATCCGCCTGATCGAGCAGAAAGGCCCCTACAGCATCCATGGCGACCCGACGATCATGCAGCCGCTGGACCAACTGCTCAAAGCCTTCGTCGAGCAGCACCGCATGAAGCTGCCCGGCGGCGCCGCCTACGTGCCCTGCTATCGCGTGGTGAGCTGA
- a CDS encoding suppressor of fused domain protein, with protein MSDTQDFSWFEAAWEQREEQVYRSLFGDLGPGIYPLDPSLFRDAEVDPRWLTHGVFESPPNAQRDSWLYVTSGLSNAWHAEQPEPDGWSGMGRELLLETREQSPWALYLLRHFCAYQLLLSAGHFGERPLLDEWDRMRLGNPIDGAGSLVESVLFIAAPGFPGTQQLLSGRFDFLQLVGLTAAEHTWAQAEGYPELLQRLAQAGASPVIDPRRASLL; from the coding sequence ATGTCGGATACTCAAGACTTTTCATGGTTCGAAGCGGCCTGGGAACAGCGCGAAGAACAGGTCTACCGGAGTTTGTTCGGTGACCTCGGCCCCGGGATCTACCCCCTGGACCCGAGCCTGTTCCGCGACGCCGAAGTCGACCCGCGCTGGCTGACCCATGGGGTCTTCGAGTCGCCCCCCAATGCCCAGCGCGACAGCTGGCTGTACGTCACCTCGGGCCTGTCCAATGCCTGGCACGCGGAGCAGCCCGAGCCGGACGGCTGGTCCGGCATGGGCCGCGAGCTGCTGCTGGAAACCCGCGAACAATCGCCATGGGCGCTGTACCTGCTGCGCCACTTCTGCGCCTACCAACTGCTGCTATCTGCCGGCCACTTCGGCGAGCGGCCGTTGCTGGACGAGTGGGACCGCATGCGCCTGGGCAACCCCATCGACGGTGCCGGCAGCCTGGTCGAGAGCGTGCTGTTCATCGCCGCGCCGGGTTTTCCCGGGACCCAGCAACTACTCTCCGGGCGTTTCGACTTCCTGCAACTGGTGGGCCTGACCGCAGCGGAACACACCTGGGCCCAGGCCGAAGGCTACCCCGAGCTGCTGCAGCGCCTGGCCCAGGCCGGTGCCTCGCCGGTGATCGATCCACGGCGCGCCAGCCTCCTGTGA
- a CDS encoding SIR2 family NAD-dependent protein deacylase, translated as MEFDPKRLAQARHLVVFSGAGVSAESGIPTFRDALTGLWEHFDPARLATVQAFRDDPALVWGWYEWRRQKVLAAQPNPAHLAIAELGRRLPRLTLITQNVDDLHERAGSVDVLHLHGSLHTPKCFACNRPFTGELPMPSVPETGACLEPPRCTGCNGKIRPGVVWFGEALPEAALKRAFQAARECDLLLSVGTSGLVQPAAQIPQLALQQGACVVHINPQPQPGSALGEYHLVGKAGQVLPQLLQQAFT; from the coding sequence ATGGAGTTCGATCCCAAGCGACTGGCCCAGGCCAGGCACCTGGTGGTATTCAGCGGCGCCGGAGTCTCGGCGGAAAGTGGCATCCCGACCTTTCGCGATGCCCTGACCGGCCTCTGGGAACACTTCGATCCGGCGCGCCTGGCCACGGTCCAGGCCTTTCGCGACGACCCGGCGCTGGTCTGGGGCTGGTACGAATGGCGGCGCCAGAAGGTGCTCGCGGCCCAACCCAATCCGGCCCACCTGGCGATCGCCGAACTGGGCCGGCGCCTGCCGCGCCTGACCCTGATCACCCAGAACGTCGATGACCTGCACGAACGCGCCGGCAGCGTCGATGTGCTGCATCTGCACGGCAGCCTGCACACGCCCAAGTGCTTTGCCTGCAACCGGCCCTTCACCGGCGAACTGCCCATGCCCTCGGTGCCGGAGACGGGCGCTTGCCTGGAGCCACCACGCTGCACCGGCTGCAACGGCAAGATCCGCCCTGGCGTGGTGTGGTTCGGCGAAGCACTACCCGAAGCGGCCCTCAAGCGCGCCTTCCAGGCGGCCCGCGAGTGCGACCTGCTGCTGTCGGTGGGCACCTCCGGGCTGGTGCAGCCGGCAGCGCAGATTCCCCAGCTGGCCCTGCAGCAAGGCGCCTGCGTGGTGCATATCAACCCGCAGCCGCAACCCGGCAGCGCCCTAGGGGAATACCACCTGGTGGGCAAGGCCGGGCAAGTGTTGCCACAACTGCTACAGCAGGCCTTTACCTGA
- a CDS encoding response regulator, with protein sequence MYSASPIDSDACRRLILVVEDEPTVLEFLCEILEDEGYATQAVDSADQAWEFLHERAADVALLLTDITMPGRLNGASLSNLCGEHWPGMPIVVMSGYETPESSGVRYPVSFIRKPWTIGQVLDCVEGALKSAQG encoded by the coding sequence ATGTATTCAGCTTCGCCCATCGATAGCGACGCCTGCAGGCGCTTGATCCTGGTGGTGGAGGACGAGCCGACGGTGCTGGAGTTCCTGTGCGAGATCCTCGAGGACGAGGGCTACGCCACCCAAGCCGTGGACAGTGCCGACCAGGCCTGGGAATTCCTCCATGAACGGGCCGCGGATGTGGCGCTGCTGCTGACCGATATCACCATGCCTGGCCGGCTCAATGGTGCAAGCCTGAGCAACCTGTGCGGCGAACACTGGCCGGGAATGCCGATCGTGGTGATGTCGGGGTACGAGACTCCCGAGAGTTCCGGGGTGCGCTATCCGGTGTCGTTCATCCGCAAGCCCTGGACCATCGGGCAGGTCCTGGATTGCGTGGAAGGCGCGTTGAAATCGGCCCAGGGTTGA